In a single window of the Streptomyces sp. NBC_00353 genome:
- a CDS encoding IS630 family transposase (programmed frameshift) → MRYPEGGGLTAERRAFREGIRLQAGRRFAAGEKTAVIAKDLRVSVRSVECWRRAWREGGLEALRSAGPANSPAVTDAQFAVLAEELGKGPAEHGFGDERWTLARVQTVIRRQLRLSLSVATVWRLLKRHGWSWQAPARRALERDDHAVEVEEGGVAAGKRIAAACGGWIVFEDEAGFSMTPPRARTWGRRGHTPVIRVRGRSRRRTSVAALCCYKPGEASRLIYRPHDHLLLKGARKSFSWKDYRDLLVRAHIQLGGPIVVVWDNLNTHLTAGLKRYEAEHDWLTTIRLPPYAPDLNPVEGIWSLLRRAMANTAFDTPDDLDRILRRELRRTQLRPHLINGCLTATGLPITQPNPP, encoded by the exons ATGCGTTATCCGGAGGGTGGGGGCCTGACCGCTGAGCGTCGGGCGTTTCGTGAGGGGATTCGGCTTCAGGCCGGTCGGCGGTTCGCGGCGGGTGAGAAGACCGCGGTGATCGCGAAGGATCTGCGGGTGAGTGTGCGGTCGGTGGAATGCTGGCGCCGTGCCTGGCGTGAGGGCGGGTTGGAGGCCTTGCGCTCGGCCGGACCGGCGAACTCCCCGGCCGTCACCGATGCCCAGTTCGCCGTGCTGGCAGAGGAATTGGGCAAGGGTCCGGCCGAGCACGGCTTCGGGGACGAGCGGTGGACCCTGGCCAGGGTCCAGACGGTGATCCGCCGCCAGCTGCGGCTGAGTCTGTCGGTGGCGACGGTGTGGCGGCTGCTGAAACGGCACGGCTGGTCCTGGCAGGCACCCGCCCGCAGAGCACTCGAGCGTGACGATCACGCCGTCGAG GTGGAAGAAGGAGGTGTGGCCGCGGGTAAAAGGATCGCGGCGGCGTGTGGGGGCTGGATCGTCTTCGAGGACGAGGCCGGCTTCTCCATGACGCCGCCCCGTGCCCGCACCTGGGGCCGGCGCGGGCACACCCCCGTCATCCGGGTCCGCGGCAGATCCCGCCGCCGAACTTCGGTGGCAGCCCTGTGCTGTTACAAACCCGGCGAGGCAAGCCGGCTGATATACCGGCCCCACGATCACCTGCTGCTGAAGGGTGCACGCAAGAGCTTCTCCTGGAAGGACTACCGGGACCTGCTGGTACGGGCCCACATCCAGCTCGGCGGCCCCATCGTGGTGGTCTGGGACAATCTCAACACGCACCTGACGGCAGGCCTGAAGCGGTACGAGGCCGAGCACGACTGGCTCACCACCATCCGCCTCCCGCCGTACGCACCCGATCTCAACCCCGTCGAGGGAATCTGGTCACTGCTGCGGAGAGCGATGGCCAACACCGCGTTCGACACACCCGACGACCTCGACCGCATACTCCGCCGCGAGTTACGCAGAACCCAGCTCCGGCCCCACCTGATCAACGGATGCCTCACCGCCACCGGCCTGCCCATCACCCAACCGAACCCACCCTGA
- a CDS encoding DUF7919 family protein, translating to MFYEDLSRYEYTSRGDTFSDPDSLRFMCFQPPYERLNVGWLSGDEPWTSGPAPVGFTDNLLAIVEAQVINLMRGSHLCDFCTIPVDDPHQWYTPLPGHHRASWGNGEIRVPGVSGTAFAAPTLIGHYVVDHGYLPPRAFVDAVLAFDPDAHRPARHPWIPFPWVPDDVEAEWIE from the coding sequence ATGTTCTACGAGGATCTCAGCCGCTACGAGTACACCAGCCGCGGCGACACGTTCTCCGATCCTGACAGCTTGCGATTCATGTGCTTTCAGCCGCCGTACGAGCGTCTCAACGTCGGTTGGCTGAGCGGGGACGAGCCCTGGACATCCGGGCCGGCCCCCGTCGGTTTTACGGACAATCTGCTGGCCATCGTCGAGGCGCAAGTGATCAATCTGATGCGCGGCAGCCACCTCTGCGATTTCTGCACGATCCCGGTCGACGACCCGCACCAGTGGTACACACCGCTGCCTGGCCACCACCGCGCCAGTTGGGGCAACGGAGAGATCCGTGTCCCCGGCGTCTCCGGTACTGCCTTTGCGGCCCCGACACTCATCGGTCACTACGTCGTCGACCACGGCTATCTGCCGCCTCGCGCCTTCGTCGACGCCGTTCTCGCATTCGACCCCGATGCCCACCGGCCCGCGCGACACCCGTGGATCCCGTTCCCCTGGGTCCCCGACGACGTCGAAGCGGAGTGGATCGAGTGA
- a CDS encoding flavoprotein — translation MGTAADGIETLRTGLVEPAIASGWQVAVTLTPNAGRWLSANGELDRLETLTGLPARDTPRPPTEPRPHPVADCYVVAPASANYIAKLATGIADNQALTQVSEALGTTGVSVVVFPRVNAAPVRHLAWERHIATLRKANVKLVYGPDVWPLYEPREGPVDRELPWTAILQHIHSPRLPAGSGS, via the coding sequence GTGGGTACGGCAGCCGATGGAATCGAGACGCTGCGCACCGGACTGGTCGAGCCAGCCATCGCCTCCGGCTGGCAGGTGGCCGTGACCCTGACGCCCAATGCCGGCCGATGGCTGAGCGCGAACGGCGAGCTGGACCGGCTAGAGACACTGACCGGCCTTCCGGCGCGGGACACACCTCGTCCGCCAACTGAGCCCCGCCCCCACCCGGTCGCCGACTGCTACGTCGTCGCCCCCGCGAGTGCGAACTACATCGCCAAGCTCGCGACGGGCATCGCCGACAACCAAGCCCTGACGCAGGTGAGCGAGGCGCTCGGCACGACCGGCGTGTCCGTGGTGGTGTTCCCTCGGGTCAACGCCGCGCCTGTCCGACACCTGGCGTGGGAGCGTCACATCGCGACTCTGCGGAAGGCAAACGTGAAGCTGGTCTATGGACCTGACGTCTGGCCGCTGTACGAACCCCGCGAGGGGCCCGTAGATCGAGAACTTCCCTGGACCGCGATTTTGCAGCATATCCATTCACCGCGGTTGCCTGCTGGGTCCGGCTCGTAG
- a CDS encoding zinc-dependent alcohol dehydrogenase family protein, whose product MRALVAGKVGEPADVLRLESRPIPTPQAGQALIRVKATPIHASDLHVLRGRYGFSPEFPTVGGHMECVGRIEALGPDTEGLKIGERVVTVAVPAVPGPHVDGTWQEYLVADTRRLLPVPDRLSDSSACQLAVNPLTALLLVSRELDVQPGEWLLQTAAGSTVGRLVIQLARHLGIRTINVVRRRDAVEEIKALGGEEVICTENEDLLQRVAEIAGSTGVRKAIDCVAGHVGAQVSQALAPGGEVVVYGALSTHRQTDPAALTIPLLARSVIYETKAVRGFWLNRWFGTASPADAQLALSEVRSLVADEVLSIPPGEPFPLERFTEAISFAEAPAHGAKPLFVFEDGRDGDDR is encoded by the coding sequence ATGCGCGCGCTCGTAGCCGGAAAGGTTGGCGAGCCGGCCGATGTCCTGCGGCTGGAATCCCGGCCTATTCCCACGCCACAAGCCGGGCAGGCGTTGATCCGTGTGAAGGCGACTCCGATTCACGCCAGTGATCTGCACGTGCTGCGTGGCCGCTACGGTTTCTCCCCCGAATTTCCCACTGTCGGGGGTCACATGGAATGCGTGGGTCGTATTGAGGCCCTGGGCCCGGATACCGAGGGATTGAAGATCGGCGAGCGCGTGGTAACCGTTGCTGTCCCGGCAGTACCCGGGCCGCATGTGGACGGCACTTGGCAGGAATACCTTGTTGCCGATACGCGAAGGCTCCTGCCGGTCCCCGATCGTCTGAGCGACTCCAGCGCCTGTCAACTCGCCGTCAACCCGTTGACCGCGCTGCTCCTCGTCTCTCGCGAACTCGACGTACAGCCGGGTGAATGGTTGTTGCAGACGGCCGCGGGCTCCACCGTCGGCCGGCTCGTCATTCAGCTGGCCAGGCATCTGGGTATTCGCACGATCAATGTCGTGCGGCGGCGCGATGCCGTTGAGGAAATCAAGGCACTTGGGGGTGAGGAGGTCATTTGCACTGAGAACGAGGACCTGTTGCAGCGCGTGGCCGAGATTGCAGGATCGACTGGCGTGCGCAAGGCCATCGACTGTGTCGCGGGCCATGTGGGTGCCCAGGTGTCCCAGGCATTGGCTCCGGGAGGAGAGGTCGTGGTCTACGGCGCGCTCTCTACCCATCGGCAGACTGACCCTGCAGCGCTGACGATCCCGCTGCTGGCACGCTCGGTTATCTACGAGACCAAAGCAGTTCGTGGCTTCTGGCTGAACCGCTGGTTCGGCACTGCCTCACCGGCGGATGCGCAGCTCGCGCTGTCCGAGGTTCGCAGTCTCGTCGCTGATGAAGTGCTGAGCATCCCCCCAGGCGAGCCGTTCCCGCTCGAACGCTTCACTGAAGCCATCTCGTTCGCCGAAGCACCCGCACATGGCGCCAAACCGCTCTTCGTCTTCGAGGATGGCCGGGACGGAGACGACAGGTAG
- a CDS encoding barstar family protein — protein MLTIDVSSVADERGLHAVLAQALHFPGFYGMNWAAFWDAITGLVQIPDHLCFVGWNHLNNRVPRGATMLRQALDRYQQQYRPQFLAEYT, from the coding sequence ATGCTCACCATCGACGTCAGTTCTGTGGCCGACGAGCGCGGACTGCATGCAGTACTTGCGCAGGCACTGCACTTCCCTGGCTTCTACGGCATGAACTGGGCCGCATTCTGGGATGCGATCACCGGCCTGGTCCAGATCCCAGACCATCTGTGCTTCGTAGGCTGGAACCACCTGAACAACCGTGTCCCGCGCGGGGCCACCATGCTCCGACAGGCACTAGACCGGTATCAGCAGCAGTACCGGCCGCAGTTCCTCGCCGAGTACACGTAG
- a CDS encoding catalase family protein — protein MAAQFVPYTPDVEDDDPHFDENLRTVIERTESYIAESVKAGGTGRALRDAHAKGYGLVRGEVEILDGLRPEYAQGIYATPGTHDALIRFSNGSPHAGADARLGAATGLALKMFDVPGPTLLEDEPDTGTFDYANINGPIFFCNTIEHYLFIQELFLNAPAYFSQGRPGAHRFFTEFVTGKGTLDQDNWAWDEFLAFLRLSKTPPANLLLSSYWTMGAVRHGDYIAKVRITPDPSFAAAVVRRDIDSASAQEVFRPALQAELQERSYAFDIQVQLCTDLERMPVEDTTVEWPERLSPSVTVAKLRLPQQDISGPENLEKMDALSFTPWRVTAEHAPLGNIMRARKEVYRRSSIERHKLNQQPRTEPRSADEVLGSAQ, from the coding sequence ATGGCAGCACAGTTCGTCCCCTACACGCCGGACGTCGAAGACGATGACCCGCACTTCGACGAGAACCTGCGCACGGTGATCGAGAGGACCGAGAGCTACATCGCCGAGTCGGTCAAGGCCGGTGGTACCGGCCGGGCCCTCCGCGACGCCCATGCCAAGGGATACGGGCTGGTCCGAGGGGAAGTGGAGATCCTGGACGGGCTGCGCCCCGAATACGCCCAAGGAATCTACGCCACCCCGGGAACCCACGATGCGCTCATCCGCTTCTCCAACGGCTCGCCTCACGCCGGAGCCGACGCGCGACTGGGCGCCGCCACCGGACTGGCGCTGAAGATGTTCGACGTCCCCGGCCCGACCCTGCTGGAAGACGAACCGGACACGGGCACATTCGACTACGCCAACATCAACGGACCGATCTTCTTCTGCAACACAATCGAGCACTACCTCTTCATCCAGGAATTGTTCCTGAATGCGCCGGCCTATTTCTCCCAGGGTCGACCCGGCGCGCATCGCTTCTTCACCGAGTTCGTAACGGGAAAGGGAACGCTGGACCAGGACAACTGGGCGTGGGACGAGTTCCTGGCCTTCCTGCGCCTGTCAAAGACCCCTCCGGCAAACCTGCTGCTGTCGAGCTACTGGACGATGGGTGCCGTCCGGCACGGGGACTACATCGCCAAGGTGCGCATCACCCCCGACCCGTCCTTCGCCGCCGCGGTGGTCCGGCGCGACATCGACTCGGCCTCCGCCCAAGAGGTCTTCCGACCGGCCCTGCAAGCCGAGCTGCAGGAACGGTCCTACGCCTTCGACATCCAGGTTCAGCTCTGCACCGACCTGGAGCGCATGCCGGTGGAGGACACCACCGTGGAGTGGCCCGAGCGGCTTTCGCCGTCCGTCACCGTGGCCAAGCTGCGGCTGCCGCAGCAGGACATCTCCGGCCCGGAGAATCTGGAGAAGATGGACGCGCTGTCCTTCACTCCCTGGCGGGTCACCGCCGAACACGCGCCCCTGGGCAACATCATGCGGGCCCGCAAGGAGGTCTACCGGCGATCCTCCATCGAGCGCCACAAGCTCAACCAGCAGCCGCGCACGGAGCCCCGCAGTGCCGACGAGGTACTCGGCTCGGCCCAATGA
- a CDS encoding Dyp-type peroxidase, with the protein MNTAASSSAASVRVEIDDVQSGALRPRPVPYEGKFIFLRVDDRQAGRALLRRLLPVTASGLPSVDQSQDAWVAVAFTYRGLEALGVPQESLDSFPRAFREGMAARAELIGDVGESAPAHWEAPFGTGDVHIALSALSSDAAQLDKELEQARVAYQDTPGVQVIWQQEVHQLPTGRTTFGFRDGISHPNIEGVGLPGSNPQEVPIKAGEFILGYPDETGSLPPMPSPDVLGRNGTYVAVRKIHTNVAAWRRYLRANSSSAEEEALLAAKMVGRWPSGAPLALSPEHDDPELAADPHRVNDFLYRENDDRGFRCPAGAHIRRTNPRDATIIGDARMHRLIRRGTTYGPPLPEGVLEDDGADRGLVGVFMGAHLERQFEFIKAEWVNDGNFIGYPGEKDPVAGHHDGTGSVTIPEKPVRRRLQNLPSFVVTRGGEYCFLPGLRALHWLAELGE; encoded by the coding sequence ATGAACACGGCGGCGAGTAGCAGCGCAGCCAGCGTGCGCGTCGAGATCGACGACGTCCAAAGCGGGGCACTGCGTCCACGGCCCGTGCCGTATGAAGGAAAGTTCATCTTCCTGCGCGTCGATGACCGCCAGGCCGGGCGCGCCCTGCTGCGGCGGCTGCTCCCGGTGACCGCGAGTGGTCTGCCCAGCGTGGACCAGAGCCAGGATGCCTGGGTAGCTGTGGCATTCACCTACCGCGGGCTGGAGGCCCTGGGGGTACCTCAGGAGTCGCTGGACAGCTTTCCGCGGGCGTTTCGTGAGGGCATGGCCGCCCGGGCGGAGCTGATCGGTGACGTGGGGGAGAGCGCCCCGGCCCACTGGGAGGCACCGTTCGGAACGGGCGACGTTCATATCGCGCTGAGCGCCCTCTCCTCCGATGCGGCGCAGTTGGACAAGGAGCTGGAGCAGGCCCGCGTCGCGTACCAGGACACGCCTGGTGTCCAGGTGATCTGGCAGCAGGAGGTCCACCAGCTCCCGACCGGGCGCACCACCTTCGGCTTCCGCGACGGCATCAGCCATCCGAACATCGAGGGCGTCGGACTGCCCGGCTCCAACCCGCAGGAAGTCCCCATCAAGGCCGGCGAGTTCATCCTGGGCTACCCCGATGAAACCGGCAGCCTGCCGCCCATGCCCAGCCCCGATGTGCTGGGGCGCAACGGGACCTACGTGGCCGTTCGCAAGATCCACACCAACGTGGCGGCCTGGCGCCGGTACCTGCGCGCGAACAGCTCCAGCGCCGAGGAGGAGGCACTCCTGGCGGCGAAGATGGTCGGGCGCTGGCCCAGCGGGGCGCCCCTGGCGCTGTCGCCGGAGCACGATGATCCGGAGCTGGCGGCCGATCCGCACCGCGTCAACGACTTCCTGTACCGGGAGAACGACGATCGGGGCTTCAGGTGCCCCGCCGGTGCGCATATCCGGCGCACCAACCCCCGCGATGCCACCATCATCGGCGACGCACGGATGCACCGCCTCATCCGCCGCGGCACCACCTATGGCCCGCCGCTACCCGAGGGCGTGCTGGAGGACGACGGCGCCGACCGGGGCCTGGTCGGCGTCTTCATGGGAGCCCACCTCGAACGACAATTCGAATTCATCAAGGCTGAGTGGGTCAACGACGGCAACTTCATCGGCTACCCCGGCGAGAAGGATCCGGTCGCGGGGCATCACGACGGAACCGGCAGCGTCACCATCCCGGAGAAGCCGGTCCGGCGCCGCCTGCAGAACCTGCCCAGCTTCGTGGTCACCCGCGGCGGCGAGTACTGCTTCCTGCCGGGTCTGCGCGCCCTGCACTGGCTCGCGGAGCTGGGGGAGTGA
- a CDS encoding GAP family protein yields MGKVLGDVLGLAAGVAISPLPIIAIILILATPRGRLNGLLFTVGWILALSALGAVMLAIASPTGASAQNQPATWVGALKVALGVFLLLFGARLWHRRPKDPSQAQLPKWMSAIDRLTPVKVFGLGLALAALNAKNAPLTIAAGAAIGSAGLPVGEQIASLAIFVLVATLGLLAPLGVFLLGGERAKTTLGNWKDWAAQHNVAVMAVLFFVLGLKLLGDGIGILTS; encoded by the coding sequence ATGGGCAAAGTCCTCGGTGACGTGCTGGGTCTTGCGGCCGGCGTCGCGATCAGCCCGCTCCCGATCATCGCCATCATCCTCATACTGGCGACGCCTCGGGGACGTCTCAACGGACTCCTCTTCACCGTCGGCTGGATCCTGGCGCTCTCGGCACTGGGCGCGGTGATGCTGGCGATCGCCTCCCCCACAGGTGCTTCCGCCCAGAATCAGCCGGCCACCTGGGTGGGAGCTCTCAAGGTCGCTCTGGGCGTGTTCCTCCTCCTCTTCGGCGCCCGGCTGTGGCACCGGCGCCCGAAGGATCCCTCGCAAGCCCAGCTGCCGAAATGGATGAGCGCGATCGACCGCCTCACGCCGGTCAAGGTCTTCGGACTCGGACTGGCCTTGGCCGCGCTCAACGCCAAGAACGCCCCGCTGACCATCGCCGCGGGCGCCGCCATTGGCTCAGCTGGACTGCCGGTCGGGGAGCAGATCGCATCGCTGGCAATCTTCGTGCTGGTCGCCACCCTCGGCCTGCTGGCCCCACTGGGAGTATTCCTGCTCGGGGGAGAGCGTGCGAAGACCACGCTCGGCAACTGGAAAGACTGGGCCGCACAGCACAACGTCGCCGTGATGGCGGTTCTTTTCTTCGTTCTCGGGTTGAAACTGCTCGGTGACGGCATCGGCATCCTCACCTCCTGA
- a CDS encoding DUF4331 family protein has protein sequence MSNHFTGLSLGPPLGDQRLDLCDLYAFGAPGDPSRTVLILNANPDADAMHPDAVYRLNIDNDGDYLTDGAFSWVFSPPASDGSQTYSVFMATGAESRRPEAIGTKIVSDAAVSFGPQANVVSSGDYKVAAGSRSDAFFFDFDGIKNLFDTSGNRNFTAPHLGGKSPWTGVDSNSTANVFSMAIELPTAELAPKPELHIWGRCSVLRDGELVHADRAGHPSMSSFFNTDDTKEEYNAGEPVNDRVRWTDQFVHLLGHTGGYSREEAITALDEHGLLLDVLHFDPSKPAAYPNGRTFTEDVIDIRVAFLTKNEAPPTGLTPHADTLDRFQYLGDPHPATTS, from the coding sequence ATGTCCAACCACTTCACCGGCCTCAGCCTTGGGCCACCACTCGGCGACCAGCGCCTCGATCTGTGCGACCTCTACGCCTTCGGAGCGCCCGGCGATCCGAGCAGGACCGTTCTCATCCTCAACGCCAATCCCGACGCAGATGCCATGCACCCCGATGCCGTATACCGCCTGAACATTGACAACGACGGCGATTACCTGACCGACGGCGCCTTCAGCTGGGTCTTCAGCCCGCCGGCATCCGACGGCTCGCAGACCTACAGCGTCTTCATGGCAACCGGTGCGGAGTCCCGCAGGCCCGAGGCGATCGGCACCAAGATCGTGTCGGACGCCGCCGTCTCCTTCGGCCCCCAGGCCAACGTGGTCAGCAGCGGCGACTACAAGGTGGCCGCCGGTAGCCGCAGTGACGCCTTCTTCTTCGACTTCGACGGAATCAAGAATCTGTTCGACACCAGCGGCAACCGGAATTTCACCGCGCCGCATCTGGGTGGAAAGTCCCCGTGGACCGGCGTCGACTCCAACAGCACGGCCAACGTCTTCTCCATGGCCATCGAACTGCCGACCGCGGAGCTGGCCCCCAAGCCCGAGCTGCACATCTGGGGCCGGTGCAGCGTCCTGCGCGACGGCGAACTCGTCCACGCGGACCGGGCCGGGCACCCGTCAATGAGCAGCTTCTTCAACACCGACGACACGAAGGAGGAGTACAACGCCGGCGAGCCGGTCAACGACCGGGTCAGATGGACGGACCAGTTCGTCCACCTGTTGGGCCACACCGGCGGCTACTCGCGTGAGGAGGCGATCACCGCACTCGACGAGCACGGCCTACTGCTGGACGTGCTGCACTTCGACCCGTCCAAGCCCGCCGCGTACCCGAATGGCCGGACATTCACGGAAGACGTCATCGACATCCGCGTCGCGTTCCTCACCAAGAACGAGGCGCCGCCCACCGGTCTGACGCCACACGCCGACACCCTGGACCGGTTCCAGTACCTCGGCGACCCGCACCCGGCAACCACCTCTTGA
- a CDS encoding UTRA domain-containing protein, whose product MANPINEPWPDGTRAQLLSLGITVNRITESFTASLPTEEEIRTLRVGAGVPVLRYARRHIVDTDRIVEVAHRIVRRGDTTVMDFVIALDE is encoded by the coding sequence GTGGCCAACCCGATCAACGAGCCCTGGCCGGACGGGACTCGGGCTCAGCTGCTCTCCCTCGGCATCACGGTCAACCGGATCACGGAATCCTTCACGGCGTCCCTGCCGACCGAGGAGGAGATCAGGACGCTCCGGGTAGGCGCGGGGGTCCCGGTGCTCCGGTATGCGAGGCGGCACATTGTCGACACGGACCGGATCGTTGAGGTGGCCCACCGGATCGTGCGGCGTGGAGATACGACCGTCATGGACTTCGTCATCGCTCTCGACGAGTGA
- a CDS encoding IS110 family transposase, with translation MEIVGLPTPVFCGVDWAEDHHDIALVDAGGKQLAKLRISDDAAGFAQLTGLLAEHGDTEEAPIPVAIETSRGLLVACLRATGRQVFAINPLAVARYRDRHSVSRKKSDAVDAAALANILRVDMAAHRPLPEDSELAQAVAVLARAQQDAVWDRGQAHNKLRSQLREFYPSVLVAFADKRDGLCSREARTILAAAPTPTSAAKLTRRRLQSLLRQAGRLRGIEAEADRLHEVFHREYLHQLPQVEAALGHQTSALLDQLDTACRNADQLEETTAEAFEQHPDAPIIRSFPGLGSLTGARVLAEIGDDRTRFANAGSLKAYAGSAPVTRASGKSCVVMSRRVKNQRLAAVGYVWAFVSLTRSPGARAHYDRRKEAGDRHVAAQRNLFNRFMGMLFHCLQTGVTYDRNEGLPQSLTGGALH, from the coding sequence ATGGAAATCGTCGGGCTGCCGACACCCGTGTTCTGCGGCGTGGACTGGGCCGAAGACCACCATGACATCGCCCTGGTCGACGCTGGCGGGAAGCAGCTGGCCAAACTGCGGATCAGCGACGACGCTGCTGGGTTCGCCCAGCTCACCGGACTGCTGGCGGAGCACGGCGACACCGAGGAAGCCCCGATTCCGGTGGCAATCGAGACCTCGCGGGGGCTGCTTGTCGCCTGCTTGCGGGCCACCGGCCGGCAGGTCTTCGCGATCAATCCTCTGGCGGTTGCCCGCTACCGCGACCGGCATTCTGTCTCGCGGAAGAAGTCCGACGCTGTCGACGCCGCCGCTCTGGCGAACATTCTGCGCGTTGACATGGCGGCCCATCGTCCACTGCCTGAGGATTCCGAGCTTGCCCAGGCCGTCGCTGTGCTTGCCCGGGCTCAGCAGGACGCGGTTTGGGACCGCGGCCAGGCCCACAACAAGCTCCGTTCCCAGCTGCGGGAGTTCTACCCGAGCGTCCTTGTCGCATTCGCCGACAAACGCGACGGACTCTGTTCCCGCGAGGCCCGCACCATCCTCGCAGCGGCTCCCACCCCCACTTCGGCAGCGAAACTCACGCGCCGACGACTCCAGTCCCTCCTCAGACAGGCAGGCCGACTCCGCGGCATCGAAGCAGAGGCCGACCGGCTTCACGAAGTCTTCCACCGCGAGTACCTCCACCAGCTTCCGCAGGTCGAGGCCGCCCTCGGACACCAGACATCCGCCCTGCTGGACCAGTTGGACACTGCCTGTCGCAATGCCGACCAGCTGGAGGAAACGACGGCCGAGGCATTCGAGCAGCATCCGGACGCACCGATCATCCGCAGCTTTCCCGGCCTCGGCTCCCTGACCGGGGCCCGGGTCCTAGCAGAGATCGGCGACGACCGGACCCGCTTCGCGAACGCTGGGTCACTCAAGGCCTACGCCGGAAGCGCACCGGTCACCCGGGCGAGCGGCAAGAGCTGCGTGGTCATGAGCCGCAGGGTCAAGAACCAGCGCCTGGCCGCAGTCGGCTATGTGTGGGCCTTCGTCTCGCTCACGAGGTCACCCGGCGCCAGAGCCCACTACGACCGCCGAAAGGAAGCCGGGGACCGCCATGTCGCCGCACAGCGAAACCTGTTTAACCGCTTCATGGGAATGCTCTTCCACTGCCTCCAGACCGGAGTCACCTACGACCGAAACGAGGGCCTTCCCCAATCACTCACCGGCGGAGCTCTCCACTGA
- a CDS encoding NAD(P)/FAD-dependent oxidoreductase, with protein MKHRIVVLGAGYAGAFAAGNLARRLSPADTEITVVNAVPDFVERMRLHQLAIGQDLAFRKLADVFAGTGVRLRLARVTGVDPERRTVAVTGEDGDGELAYDTLLYALGSSVAHHGVPGVAEYAFDVTGRSSALRLRERLAGLGEGGTVLVVGEGLTGIETATEFAESRPDLSVALAARGELGAWLSPKARHHLRQAFDRLGITVHEHTGIEAVEPTRAIAADGASIPADVTVWSAGFAVHPIAAASGLEVAETGQIVVDRTMRSVSHPDVYAAGDCAYAIGENGRPLPMSCASAGFTNMQATAAIIARLTSSEVPTTGLKYYGNHISLGRRDAIFQMVDGDVRSKSWYLGGRTAARLKSGVLKGAGWSIAHPTFGMPKRKRRLATAPDRAGVTAAA; from the coding sequence ATGAAGCACCGCATCGTCGTACTTGGCGCCGGATACGCCGGGGCCTTCGCCGCCGGAAACCTGGCCCGTCGGCTCTCCCCCGCCGACACCGAGATCACCGTCGTCAACGCCGTGCCCGACTTCGTTGAGCGGATGCGGCTCCACCAGCTCGCGATCGGCCAGGATCTCGCGTTCCGCAAGCTCGCCGACGTATTCGCGGGCACCGGGGTGCGGCTGCGCCTGGCGCGCGTCACCGGCGTCGACCCCGAGCGCAGGACCGTCGCCGTGACCGGCGAGGACGGCGACGGCGAGCTCGCGTACGACACGCTTCTCTACGCGCTCGGCAGCTCCGTAGCCCACCATGGCGTCCCCGGCGTAGCCGAGTACGCCTTCGATGTGACCGGCCGGTCCTCGGCGCTGCGTCTGCGCGAGCGCCTGGCCGGCCTGGGCGAGGGCGGCACCGTGCTGGTCGTCGGTGAAGGGCTGACCGGCATCGAGACCGCCACCGAGTTCGCCGAGTCCCGGCCCGACCTCTCGGTCGCGCTCGCCGCCCGCGGCGAGCTGGGCGCCTGGCTCTCCCCGAAAGCCCGCCATCACCTGCGCCAGGCCTTCGACCGGCTCGGCATCACCGTCCACGAGCACACCGGCATCGAAGCCGTCGAGCCGACACGGGCGATCGCCGCCGACGGTGCGTCCATCCCGGCCGACGTGACCGTGTGGTCGGCCGGATTCGCCGTGCACCCCATCGCGGCCGCCAGCGGCCTGGAGGTCGCCGAGACCGGCCAGATCGTCGTCGACCGCACCATGCGCTCGGTCTCGCACCCGGACGTCTACGCCGCCGGTGACTGCGCCTACGCGATCGGCGAGAACGGCCGGCCGCTGCCGATGTCCTGCGCCTCGGCCGGCTTCACCAACATGCAGGCGACCGCCGCGATCATCGCGCGCCTGACGAGCAGCGAGGTCCCGACCACCGGCCTGAAGTACTACGGCAACCACATCAGCCTCGGGCGGCGGGACGCAATCTTCCAGATGGTGGACGGGGACGTCCGGTCGAAGTCCTGGTATCTGGGCGGCCGGACCGCCGCGCGGCTCAAGTCGGGCGTGCTCAAGGGGGCCGGGTGGAGCATCGCCCACCCGACCTTCGGCATGCCGAAGCGCAAGCGCCGTCTGGCCACCGCGCCTGACCGGGCCGGTGTGACGGCCGCCGCATAG